TAATGACCTCATCAAAATACCAAGGTGCCATAGATTATCCCGATTTTCTACCTCTAGTTCTGTATTTATAATTGGATATTCAaagtttacttttttattattcttcttcttaAGGAAATCGGAGAATCAaagtttaaaagaataaaagttctacttatatatatatacatatatatatatataagtaacgACAGGTTATGTAATATGAAATCAAAGCCTTACAAAAATGAGTCTAAGTCCAAATGTTTATCTTAGACTATTAAAACctgataaaaaaatcttagactattaaaataaaaagtgtctatattaaaaatatcattaatttattttaccatGATTTCTAATACATTTATaacttgatttttaattaaaaaaataattatcattttatttactatCGTCATAACGGAAactattgaaaatttgaaaaagcaTGTTAACAAATTGTTTTATCTTAACAAGTTTTATATGTGCAATTAATATATATCCTTCCTAAAAAATTTCAATGGAattgtcaaaaataaaataaaaatttcaatgcatgatttttattttatttttaaacttaattagaatatatggacaatgtaatttttcattattattatataatttaaaaacttgttgctaaattttataataattatttgaaaagtcatatatatttaaaatattttttaatttattaacaaaatataattttttatcttggccaaaacacttttTTCGTCTcctttgtaaaattattaaactcCCTGAACTCCGGTTGAGTTGATGAAAAGCTTGCACGACCATATATAGCCGGTAGTAAATGCAATCCATTAATTAATCCCACCGATCAGAGGCATCTTCCAATCCAGCAAACAAACATTATCCACTGCCTGTCAAGGATTCAATCAATAAACAAAACTATTCGAGCATCTCCCATAATCATTCTTGTCAtgtttttaagtttaataatCGATTCTTATTCGGGATATATTATCACTGGTACTGAAGGCTAATATGACTTCCAGCCCTAAGAATATAGTCTTGTATAAACAACTGATTcttatagtaaaataaaattgtgagatAACATGTAGAACATGTTTTAAGTTCTTAAACTAAATGCACAATTTAGAatagaaaaatgttaaatttattaattagtatcTTTTGGATTCACGTTAGATTATCTAAAATcatgttaaaatattaattaatttaattaattttattattagatacatgtttaattaatttcttatctgtaaaaaaaaagataaatgttcATCTagtttcatattaaaaaattaattttagatctataattaattttgaattgaaataatttaaatactttttacattagataaaaaattacaataaattaaattttattattaacatttaaaaaaaaaacatctttaacataaatcacatatatcACATATGCTTCAAattgaaatcaattttataaaattgcacCTAAACATATAcgtacataaatatttttggaaaaaagaTGCATACTTATAtttgatataatataataagacttactaaaaataaattaaaaacattaatttgacTGTACATCAAATAATATTGCACACTTcaccaattaaattaaaattctgaTAAGAGcgctataataatttataaaagcatgatCCCATTCCAAAGGATCTTTATAAGAGTGTCTTGTATCAAGTGCTCAGTAAATAAAACAGCACAAGCATTATTAACGTGTCCGTTTTACATGGCTACAGCCATAATGCACAAGAAATGACTTAAAATGAAGCAAGGTCTTGTGGTGAGTCTCGCATCCTTCTTCTGTTTACAGCCACATACAAGTTTAAGctctttaaataaatgaaaggatGGAGCATTTTAAATCCTTGTCAGACTGGTGTGTTGCTTAAAATTTCATCCATGTAGTCTCCACTTCGGATTGGAGTGAATCTACGGTGAAACACGAACAAAAATTTATGTTAACTAGGGACATTAATAAACAATCTTTTTGGGCcatgtgtattttaatttgtctaCCTGGATTAATTAAGATATATATGAATCCTAATAAGAGAACAAACTTGTTTCTACcttggaggacatgattcgcTACAACAACTTTTGAGGCATTCCACCACACAGTCTGGATGAGGGTCTAAGAAGAATGCCATCTGCAAAATAGAAATTTCTAACACATTAGCAAATAATCATGCTAATTAACCAAAGACCTCATCAAAGTGCCATTAGAATGGGTCAGATTCTGCAGGATCAAATTTGTAGGAATTcacaaaaaatttgatttgcccagtttttttttaataaaaaatagtttattaatgTTAATATTGGATTTATCAATATCAATCgaatgaattatttaaaaattgattcttGAAGTGATAATGGAACAagtataacaaaataaaacaacggAGGAAGGTAGATTATGATTACCGAATAGCGTTCTTTTCCAGTTCGTTTAACCCGGTGCATTGTTGACCTACCAAATTAATGGCAGATAAGTTGACAATGACATGtactattatttataaaaaaaaagaaagaaatagttTTGTTTAGGGTGATTGATAATGAGATTTACCGGTATAAACAATTAGTCCACCTCTCCATCAAGTCTCCGATGTTCACAATAAAGGCCCTGAACATGCAAACTTAAAACATTAGCACTAGGAAGGCAAAGCAGATCAAATGTACATGAAACATTTCAGTGACATtcaaattgatttcaaaaaattcaacacaaactcaCCCCTCCATGTAAGGCACATCCTCCCAGACCCGTGGTTCCTTTAACTTGTCCCGACAGATCtgataatgaaattttaaagtTCTTCGTTACAAGAATAAATTGAAGAAATTACATCTTAATTATAGGACTTGGATTGGGTCTTGTGgatggatttttttttggacaaaTCTATTCGCCGGACTTGCTGATAATCCTAGAAACCTTTCCGAGATGGAAGATGAGAATTTATCATCTATAAtctatagaataaaaaaaaggagatatttccattttgaatttggtttccattttattttaaatctctaATCCTGCGTTGGGTTTGAAAGCTCTGTAAATCAGGTATCAAGCACTCTGATGTTCATGGAGGGAATATGCTGAATTTGGTTgttagtttgattttgattggaTCATGGAGGGTCTTGGCAGGTTATTGTTTTTAGCCATTggatttgttgttttttttagatCACATAGGAAACAATGATTAATCTTCAAACATTCAAAGTTTAGACAATTAAATGACACAAGTCATTACTAATATAATCATGAATAGATTGAACCTTAAATAAAAACTCATGACCTAATCTATTTAAAGTCAAATCTAAGATGGTCTGTTTAATAAAaagactaaatttaaattttagaaaaatatatttatttaaataagtcaGACTTAAGCTTGTAAAAAAGCTTATAGTAAGccaatcatttatatatatatatatatatatatatatatatatatatatatatatattataaaaaaacatattataataatactaataataaaataaatttataagagttaatatcaaataaaaaggtTGAACCTTTTTGGGTTGTCTGCTAGTTTGTTAATTGCATGCATGTTTTCTTAAATGGTTCGATCTTTGAATGTACAATGAGTCACAAATATGAAAACCCTTTTCTATGGTTATTTTGTTTAAGTATAGTTACttggttcattttattgtgGAATACTTATTAATTGGATTTGGTGAGAAGTCTTTTAATATCAAGCTTGGTGGATATATATTGACAAGGTGCAGCAATAACATATATTGTGGTAATCATGGTTTGGTAATTGGGATATACATTGGCAACAAGCCACTTGTGGCCGTGAATGATTTAGTTTGGTGGGTTTTTTGGGCAATTGGATAGGTCAAGTTTGTATATATTGTGTAAGTAGTATAGATATaccttttataatatatttatttagatAAATATCATGAACATATGTACCACCAACTTGTCTTGAATTAGAGCATTTTGTGTCTAATTTAAGTATTCTTTAATGGATGAATCTTTGCATATAAAAAGCCCTAAAATTTTATAGTATAGAATAAACTGTTTTTTTCAGGCTTAGGCTTTAGTTTCATAACGCAAGCCGAACCTATTTATATAAAGTCTCATCTGACTTGGTCTATTTTCATTCCTAGCTACTATCATGCCAGCCGTTGTTGGTAAAAACTGCTACCAAGTGATACCATCGAGAATCGAATACTGGTCGCGTTTGACTCCTGTGATTGTTGAGTAACCATCTGAGCTACAACACCCGTTCGTTTGTTGCTAGTTTTGATATGCACATTCTTTGtagcattttttttgttggtttgcTTTATAAGTGGAGCAACTCTTGAAGTGTTCATGTTTAGCAATGTTAGGAGAGCAGTTATTATGAATAGGTGGTTAAACATTTATAGGATTGAACTTTTAGAGGGTATAGTATTGCCTGAATGTTTGGATTGGAATTTGAAATATTGGGTACATAtttcaatataaatttaataaataaataaaaaataaagatgttGATATTTTAATAAGATTGTTTTTATCTCAAAGGTACTTTTTCAAGTACTGGTAATTTCTAAACATGCACTAAGCACACGTCATGTGCTCCTATGCactgttttctttttcatggtACTTCTAcctaaataaatttttctcaTTGACTGACCAAATGGTTCAAGCCTAAAATCTAACACatcctacatttttttttaaaacttacacCCTACATATTTATCAACTTTAATTtccaagaataaaaatacagtTAATAACAGAAGGTGCCTACTTTTCTGGTAGTATATACTCTTTTtagtctcaaatataaaaaaataataagaagaaagatATTCTTATCTTATATATAATGTTAATGTTAATAACAGATCAAGAGTAAGTCAGagattattcaaataaaaattaccgtttaaagaaaagataaaaataaataattttatttaaaaaataattccaaaATTTAAAGGTGCAAAAGGTCTCAAGTCCCATGAATGAGTTTTTAAAGTTGCACCAAAAGGGAAGTTAGAACCTGTAGTCCTGGGACTCCATCAGTCATTAGGAGGGTGAGCGCGCCAGTATCTGAATGAGCAGAGCATATCTCTTGGTGAGGTCCCATTTCACCTAACATAACAAAGTTGGAATTATATATTACCAATAAGATCTCATTGGATTTGGATTATAATTGgttaataatagtaaaaaaatacaaattaagaaGCAGATTTACAAGCATATATAATGCTATGCTATCTATGATTATGATGAAAGTCTAACTAAGAGTGGTTTGGCAAAGTCAATGCTTGAAAACCTGGATAGCGCAAAAGGCGAAGAAAAGCTGATGGTTTGTCCACGGCACCTATCTTATCAAAGAAATCTTCATCCATATTCAAGGAAAGTGCAATTAGAGAATACAACTTTTTTCCAGCTTCACTGTGGCAGACAAAAACAGCAATAACTACTAAATTAATAAGAAAGAACAACATAAAAGTTGTAAATTAATGCTCGATCACTCTCCCCTGGCACATATATAATCACCACACACATGCAaatttgatagttaaaaaactaagcattttaattatgatggttaaaaaaattacttcaaaccAAATCATTAATACCCCAACGTAATGCATATTTGAGGGGCCGGGGAAAGGAAAGCCAACAACTTACAAGAGTTTCCAGTAGATGGCTTCTATTGATGGTCTCCAATTTTCAAGTAATTCTGAAGTTTTTCTCGCAAGACAAATATGTCAAATAAAGCTCATATGCAGCCACAAATATGGTTCATATATAACGAAACCAATACAATTTAGGATAGGCATACTAGTTGGGAGAGAATGATACCTTCCGAAGGCCATTGATTCAGCTTAACACTTGCTGAATCCGCCATAGGACCAATATAATAGCTCTCTTTTGAATCACCTTAATTATATTAGCAATGATGAGAAATTAATTTGCCTTCTTTCTAGttctagaaaatgaaattttttaaattaaaggacATAGCCATAAGTAGTGTCTGAAATTAGTtagcaagaaaaagaaaaataccatGGAGGCCTAAAGTAGGATCCTGAGGAGTATAACCTCTAAATTCCTTGCGGGCCaacttcattttctctcctggTGGAAGTGAGAAGAACCTCTTACTCTCATCAAAGGCTTTGACCAAGTCATTCTCCACGCCATGGTTCACAAGGTAAAAGAAACCATACTCAATGCACGCCTATTATACATAAAAACAGTTCCAACAATGTCAACAATACAGTGTATTATATATGACATTTACTTAATTGATGATGATGAAAtgaataagaaacaaaaaattaagttgaGAGGGGATGGAAGAACCTGACCTGACGGATGGaaatggcagtggaaagaggatCAGGTGAGGACAGATCTATGATAGGGAGattcatctccttccttcctttcccAATTCTTACTTACAATAATGGCAGGTTCAATTCTTCAAATGTTGGGTTGCCTCCaatttattgttaataaatatattaatgtcaATATGCTTGATATATACTATTCTATGGGGTGTGATTCAATTCCTTACGAAATAGGATCATGATCGATGTGGGATCGCCTCcaacttattttatattaatcgcAATATGCATGGCATATATAATATGGGTTATGTGTTTCCTTACGAAGGAGGCTCATATGATCCATGATAGATCCTCCACCACTGTCCTATGACGCATTCCAACCTGTCAAATCGATCTAATGCAACATGCTATATCATAttgtttaacattattttttatttttacgtaaaattatatactaatatcaactaataaaaaaacatagccTGGGTTATATTTAGTTGAATGACTGAATTTCACTCGATAATCAACTATTAAAATCAAAGTttcgatttttctttttttaaattccaCGAGAATAGGGTCGTTCGATCGTTAAATCCAGTGGCGGATCCAAGATCCTAAGACAGTGagtgtaaattataaaaaataaaatgagtgggttcaattacataaatataaataaaataaaatataaaaatataaaattttatttacaaatttgataaattttaaaaaatgaggggATGCAAGTGCACACCCTCACAGCTATGTAGGTCTACCACTGGTTAAGTCCCTTTATCGCATATAGAGGGGATAAATTGTTTATCAATTTAAATGGTCGATCCAAATCTTCCTACACACAAGTCAATTTCCCTAAGTTGAGTGTGTTTAgatgagaaaatttaaaattctgaaaaattttaaattttaagaattttaaatactttaattgaaattcttttattttcaaaattttgtatttggataaaaaaaattaaaatttggaggTGAAAGATAATGAATACAAATATAAGAGAAGATACTATTGGTGTGCTTCCAAAGATAAGAATATTAATGCGACATCGGAAGTCATAGGGAGATCGAGACACGGCGGCGTACACCACTACACTCAACCACAAATTCATTCAACAACAAACTTGAGATTATGAAAGGAGTAAAGTCCAACAACACTAACAACAAGAAGGATCTTATTGGTCTCCTGAGATTTTACAAGACACACATCAGGGtgaaattcaaagaaaatagttattttagGCAAATTGACTAATACTTaacaaattttttgaaattgaagGAACGTGTAGTAACTTGTGAAGTTTAAAGGTTATGCCAACATCATTAGGAGATATAAATGATGCAAAAATACTTAAACCTTCACCATTGCCTATGAATATCTTATTTGGTCCAAGTCGTAGTCAACCCAAAATCATGCTCACTAGTTCAACCTCGGAAGGGAATGTGCAAGCTGGTACCACCTGGATTCTAGATTCTAGAGCCAGCTTTCATGTAACTGGACACTCACAGAATATCAAACAATTCACCCGCATGACCCAGACCCTCTGTGCCAGCGAGCACCTCCATCATGTGATGGATAGCGATGCCTGCTCCCCTGACTGACAAGTGTAATTCTACGTGTCCCTCTACGTCCACACCCGATCGATGCTCCATGAGCTCAGACGGCGTTTCTTGAAAAAGATGATCATCGAAATGAGGGAAGAGTCGCGAGTTCGAGAATGAGATTTCTGAAACTTTCACGTGGAAGGAAGGATGAAGGTTACAAAGAAAATACACAAACCTTTTAGAAGATTCTTCtatcaagaagagaatttcaatttctcatcttttataagaaaattgaaattttacattttagttgtttaaaattctactttaaaatttcaaaaatttaaattcttcattaaaaaacatttagataatgaattttagattataaaaatttaaattctctaataaattactttcctcagttaaGATTTTCTATCCAAATGCACTCTAAAGTTATTGTTTTTCTCTCCGAAGAAGTCAGAGAATGACGAGAGGGTTACATCTGTCCAAAATGCTGGGACTTTTGAGGTTTTAAAACTCCAAATTTTTAAATCCAGATTATATAGGTCGTCTCCAAATCTCCTTTCCTAATGATGCCAGAACCCCCACACACAAGTCTGTGGCTGagattggattttatttttagacttAAAACTCTCGCAACACGTTAAATCATTGAAAATCTATCATTATGTGAATAATGATATAAAGATTCAGGATTCAACcctttttgtttcttatatttGTGCTGCATTACTTGCCTTTTAAGTTTATCTTATCATTTCAACCTTTCCCTTTCTTGAATTTTACACAATGCTCAAAATATTTGTATTATCTTAATTAGTAGATAAGGCAATTTTTTACTAGAACGGTATTATCGCACgtgagaaacatttttctttcGTTTTAAACGTTGCTTGCTTCTGTACTTTTCCTAGTTTAAAATGATACTTAGTTGTCTAAATGATACGAAAAGCCTAAATCCACGGGATTGTTGGTTCTATTGGAATTTCAATAATGGAGatgaaagtattttaaaaatgaatagtGAAACTTATGTATGTCaagtttattagaaaataattttataacaaaacaTGTGAAATCTCGGCccaaaattactaaaaattaatcaaaactaCCTAATTAGCTTGATTTTTGTGTCAAAACTTTAGTTGGTAATACCATCActactttctttccttttctatttttttattatttttctaaactagaATTATATAGATCAACAGTTCAATAGAATCCATGCAAAATCAGTCAAGTTTGACATCATTCTCATTCATATACTTTGTAGAAAAGACATATGGCAGAGTGGCACTTTTGTAAGGCAACTAGGAAAAATAGAGAGAATGTTCTAGATGTTGTCCTCCAACTACGGTTGTGCTTTTTGCCAAGAGTTATATTATTTGAACATCTAAAATTGacttataatttacatttggGTATAATTACTTCTATCCTCGTAGAGATTCTATCCGACTCCACAGAATTATTTCCTGTGGAGAATACCGATaatctacataaaaaaaattacttcttcGATCTCTCTTACCTTTTATCTCTTTGCATATATATACATCTCAAATTCCCAAGATACAACATTTTTCTGTACACTTTTGATGTTCAGCAACATTTCTCTtcattttaacaattaaaaagatCTTAATTCAAACGAATTTTcggaaatatttaattttgaactaAAACATATCGGTGTCTTTGATTCATGTACCTAATTGAAAGTGTTGCTATGTCGTCCAAGCATCTTACCTAGTGAAGCACACTCCttgataggaagaaaaaaagaaacatatatattCTCCTACATTGGAATAAAAGTCTCTATTCCTCATAAACTATGATTCGAAAAAGTTAATGGAACAAATATGACAAAATGAAGCGACTGAGAAAAGTAGCTTATAATTACCGAATAGCGTTCTTTGCCAGTTTGTTTAACCCGATGCATTGTTGACCTAAAAAATTAATGGCAGATAAGTTGAGAATGGCAACAAATAGTAGATCTCTTTAGGCTAATTGATAATAAGATATACCGATATAAACAATTAGTCCACCTCTCCATCAAGTCACCGATGTTCACAATAAAGGCCCTGAAGATGCAAACTAATGAAAACATTAACACTAGGAAGGCAGAGcaaataaaatgacatttttaatgTAACCAGATAGTCtacaataaataacatatttcaGTGAGATTCATATTGGCTTATTATTCATGATCTCACCCCTCTATGTGAGATACATTCTCCCAGACTCGTGGTTCCTCTAACTTGTCCCGACACATATGAAAATATTGAAGTCATTGAACACAAGAATTATAAACTGAAGAAGTAATATCTTAATTATAGGACTTGGGTTGGTGTCCTAGGAATACATTTTTGTTGGACAAATCTTTTCATGGCACGTGATAATCCCAGGTATAACAGACCATTCCAAGATGGAACTCAGGATTAGAACTAACAATGAATTAAGAAATCAATCGTGCAGACCCAGACAGAAGAAGGCAGGGAGAGACCAAGagtaataaaaaagtatttttgaacATATTTATTAGTGAGCGTTATGTCATCTCTCTTGCAGACTCTTCAATGAATTTAAACTCAATGTTAGCAAATGAACAATTTATGAACTTTGGTTCTAGAAAATGTTGGGCTTTTTCTTAGGAAACTCTTGTTTTGGAATTGGAAACACTTCAAAAGAACTATCACCCCAAATTTTATAGGTACACCAAAATGAGCCTCAAAACTATTAACAAAATGGAAGCAAGACCTGCAGTCCTGGGACTCCATCGGTCACTAAG
The nucleotide sequence above comes from Glycine soja cultivar W05 chromosome 11, ASM419377v2, whole genome shotgun sequence. Encoded proteins:
- the LOC114374325 gene encoding 2-oxoglutarate-Fe(II) type oxidoreductase hxnY-like, yielding MNLPIIDLSSPDPLSTAISIRQACIEYGFFYLVNHGVENDLVKAFDESKRFFSLPPGEKMKLARKEFRGYTPQDPTLGLHGDSKESYYIGPMADSASVKLNQWPSEELLENWRPSIEAIYWKLFEAGKKLYSLIALSLNMDEDFFDKIGAVDKPSAFLRLLRYPGEMGPHQEICSAHSDTGALTLLMTDGVPGLQICRDKLKEPRVWEDVPYMEGAFIVNIGDLMERWTNCLYRSTMHRVKRTGKERYSMAFFLDPHPDCVVECLKSCCSESCPPRFTPIRSGDYMDEILSNTPV